The genomic interval CTCTGGTTAATGCAACTTTAAAGCCTATAAGATGAGTTCCTCCCTCTTCGTTTCTTATAAGGTTTGCGAAAGCAAGTACCTTATCATCGACATTATCAACGTGAGTAAATGCAAGAGAGAGAATAAGATTCTCCTTTTCTCCCGATACGGAGATAATAGGATATGCTTCCTTTTTGTCTCCACAAAGAAATTTTACAAACCCTTCAAGTCCGCTTTTCTCATAGAAAGTTTCTTCTCTTCCAGCTTTTTCATCAACAAGGACGATCTTAAGACCAGGTATAAGAAAGGATATTTCCCTAAGTCTTTCTCTTATAAGGGAATAATCAAAAGCGAGCTTTTCCTCGAATATCTCCGGATCAGGCTTAAAGGTTATTTCTGTACCCGTTTGGGCAGAAAAACCAATAACTCTAACCGGTTCAACGGGTTTACCACGCTCGTATCTTTGTCTGTAAACCTTTCCATCTCTGAAAACCCTTGCCTCAAGCCATTCACTTAGCGCATTAACTACTGAAACTCCTACACCGTGGAGCCCTCCCGAAACCTTATAGGCCTTGTTAGAAAACTTTCCTCCCGCATGAAGATAGGTCATAACCGTCTCTAAGGCAGGCTTTTTCGTCTTAGGATGAAGATCAACAGGTATACCTCTCCCATTATCAAAGACGGATACGCTCTCATCTTTTCTCAAGACAACTTTAACGAAATTGCAATAACCAGCAAGAGCTTCATCAACAGCATTATCAACGACTTCGAATAGAAGATGATGATATCCTCTTTTACCAGTATCTCCTATATACATCCCTGGTCTCTTTCTAACAGCCTCTATACCTTCAAGGACATCTATTTCTTTGGCGGTATACTTAGACATTCCTCCTATCCCTCCATCTTTTAATTCTATCTACTATCGTAGAAACAAGAGAATTAGTGTATATACCCTTACCATCGACCGTTATTACAAGAGTCCTATGTGTAGAAGCTCCATCACTCTCGACTATTTCTATATTTAGCAAAGATTTATGCTCACATCCTTTTAAATTAAATATCATCAGAACATCATCGGATGAGATAACCTTTCCTCCTCCCAAAACTATATACAAACTCCTCACTTCCTTCTTAAAAATATTTGAGGCATTGGTATAAACCTCACTCCCTCTATATTATAATCCTTAAGAAGGCCTAAAAATTCCTCTTCTCTAAGCTGAAACTCCTTAGCCCATATCCCATCCCGAACCGCAACTTTTAAAATTCCTCTCTCTATTCTTAAAGGATAGCTTCTTATAGCAATTTTCTCTCCTACTATCTCATGCCATCTTATCCTCAGGGTCTCTTCCGAAAGTCTTTTCTCATGAGCTTTAAGAAGCTTAG from Synergistota bacterium carries:
- a CDS encoding DUF721 domain-containing protein — translated: MEKLGSIIAKLLKAHEKRLSEETLRIRWHEIVGEKIAIRSYPLRIERGILKVAVRDGIWAKEFQLREEEFLGLLKDYNIEGVRFIPMPQIFLRRK